One Drosophila santomea strain STO CAGO 1482 chromosome X, Prin_Dsan_1.1, whole genome shotgun sequence DNA segment encodes these proteins:
- the LOC120457039 gene encoding innexin inx5 isoform X1 — MYSAVKPLSKYLQFKSIRIYDAVFTIHSKCTVVILLTCSLLLSARQYFGDPIQCISEEKNIEYIQSYCWTMGTYILKLDNFGEQPLALIHPQHIHQAATSSSSDIATSSSIAPPSSSRVRTRAHSRSSLRRIGEYNEAYARAMSIAEGVGPEIRGQTEREYLRYYQWVIILLLFQSFIFYFPSCLWKVWEGQRLKQLCSEVGEALLSEETYNTRLRLLVKYFTTDYEDMHFCYMAKYVFCEVLNFLISVVNIMVLEVFLNGFWSKYLHALATIPFYDWDRWNRVSSSVFPKIAKCEVLKFGASGTANVMDNLCILPLNILNEKIFVFLWAWFLLMALMSGLNLLCRLAMICSGYLREQMIRSQLRFMTKRHVKRALRDLTIGDWFLMMKVSVNVNPMLFRDLMQELCELRTSSSGSTLESPV; from the exons ATGTATTCGGCGGTGAAGCCGCTCTCCAAGTATCTGCAGTTCAAGTCAATACGCATCTACGACGCCGTCTTTACCATCCACTCCAAGTGCACCGTGGTCATACTGCTCACCTGCTCGCTTCTCCTCTCCGCGCGCCAGTACTTTGGGGATCCGATTCAGTGCATCAGCGAGGAGAAGAACATCGAGTACATACAGTCCTACTGCTGGACCATGGGCACCTACATCCTCAAGCTGGACAACTTCGGCGAGCAGCCGCTGGCGCTGATTCATCCGCAGCACATCCACCAAGCAGCcacatcctcctcctccgacaTTGCCACCAGCTCGTCCATCGCACCGCCGTCATCCTCGAGAGTTCGCACCAGAGCGCACTCCAGATCGAGTCTGCGCAGGATTGGGGAGTACAACGAGGCGTACGCGCGTGCCATGTCGATAGCCGAGGGCGTGGGCCCCGAGATTCGTGGCCAGACGGAGCGGGAGTACCTGCGCTACTACCAGTGGGTCATCATACTGCTGCTCTTCCAGTCGTTCATCTTCTACTTCCCCTCGTGCCTGTGGAAGGTGTGGGAGGGCCAGCGGCTGAAGCAACTCTGCTCGGAGGTCGGCGAGGCGCTCCTCTCGGAGGAGACGTACAACACCCGGCTGCGCCTGCTGGTCAAGTACTTCACCACCGACTACGAGGACATGCACTTCTGCTACATGGCCAAGTACGTCTTCTGCGAGGTCCTCAATTTCCTCATCAGT GTGGTGAATATAATGGTGCTGGAGGTGTTCCTGAACGGCTTCTGGTCGAAGTACCTGCACGCACTGGCCACCATTCCGTTCTACGACTGGGATCGCTGGAATCGCGTGTCCTCGAGCGTCTTTCCCAAGATCGCCAAGTGCGAGGTGCTCAAGTTTGGGGCCAGCGGCACGGCGAACGTGATGGACAACCTCTGCATCCTGCCGCTGAACATACTGAACGAGAAGATCTTCGTCTTCCTATGGGCCTGGTTCCTACTGATGGCCCTGATGTCCGGCCTGAATCTCCTCTGCCGGCTGGCCATGATCTGCAGCGGGTATCTTCGGGAGCAGATGATACGCAGCCAGTTGCGGTTCATGACCAAGCGGCATGTGAAGCGCGCCCTGCGCGACCTCACCATCGGCGACTGGTTCCTGATGATGAAGGTCAGCGTCAACGTGAATCCCATGCTCTTCCGGGATCTAATGCAGGAACTTTGCGAGCTGCGCACCTCCTCATCGGGCAGCACCCTGGAGAGCCCCGTCTAG
- the LOC120457039 gene encoding innexin inx5 isoform X2: MYSAVKPLSKYLQFKSIRIYDAVFTIHSKCTVVILLTCSLLLSARQYFGDPIQCISEEKNIEYIQSYCWTMGTYILKLDNFGEQPLALIHPQHIHQAATSSSSDIATSSSIAPPSSSRVRTRAHSRSSLRRIGEYNEAYARAMSIAEGVGPEIRGQTEREYLRYYQWVIILLLFQSFIFYFPSCLWKVWEGQRLKQLCSEVGEALLSEETYNTRLRLLVKYFTTDYEDMHFCYMAKW; the protein is encoded by the exons ATGTATTCGGCGGTGAAGCCGCTCTCCAAGTATCTGCAGTTCAAGTCAATACGCATCTACGACGCCGTCTTTACCATCCACTCCAAGTGCACCGTGGTCATACTGCTCACCTGCTCGCTTCTCCTCTCCGCGCGCCAGTACTTTGGGGATCCGATTCAGTGCATCAGCGAGGAGAAGAACATCGAGTACATACAGTCCTACTGCTGGACCATGGGCACCTACATCCTCAAGCTGGACAACTTCGGCGAGCAGCCGCTGGCGCTGATTCATCCGCAGCACATCCACCAAGCAGCcacatcctcctcctccgacaTTGCCACCAGCTCGTCCATCGCACCGCCGTCATCCTCGAGAGTTCGCACCAGAGCGCACTCCAGATCGAGTCTGCGCAGGATTGGGGAGTACAACGAGGCGTACGCGCGTGCCATGTCGATAGCCGAGGGCGTGGGCCCCGAGATTCGTGGCCAGACGGAGCGGGAGTACCTGCGCTACTACCAGTGGGTCATCATACTGCTGCTCTTCCAGTCGTTCATCTTCTACTTCCCCTCGTGCCTGTGGAAGGTGTGGGAGGGCCAGCGGCTGAAGCAACTCTGCTCGGAGGTCGGCGAGGCGCTCCTCTCGGAGGAGACGTACAACACCCGGCTGCGCCTGCTGGTCAAGTACTTCACCACCGACTACGAGGACATGCACTTCTGCTACATGGCCAA GTGGTGA